One window from the genome of Dioscorea cayenensis subsp. rotundata cultivar TDr96_F1 chromosome 3, TDr96_F1_v2_PseudoChromosome.rev07_lg8_w22 25.fasta, whole genome shotgun sequence encodes:
- the LOC120253445 gene encoding 40S ribosomal protein S15 has protein sequence MADTSDAVEVGGAPKRRTFRKFSFRGVDLDQLLDMGTDELVKLFHARARRRFQRGLKRKPMALIKKLRKAKRDAPPGEKPEPVRTHLRNMIIVPEMIGSIVGVYNGKTFNQVEIKPEMIGHYLAEFSISYKPVKHGRPGIGATHSSRFIPLK, from the exons ATG GCGGATACTTCGGATGCGGTGGAAGTCGGAGGAGCGCCCAAGAGGAGGACATTCAGGAAGTTCTCCTTCCGTGGGGTTGATCTCGATCAGCTCCTCGACATGGGAACTGATGAGCTTGTGAAGCTCTTCCATGCCCGCGCTCGCAGGAG GTTCCAAAGAGGTTTGAAGAGGAAACCAATGGCGCTCATCAAAAAGCTTCGCAAGGCG AAGCGTGATGCTCCTCCTGGAGAAAAGCCTGAACCTGTGAGGACTCACCTCCGGAATATGATCATTGTCCCAGAGATGATTGGCAGCATTGTCGGTGTCTACAATGGGAAAACCTTTAACCAGGTTGAAATCAAG CCTGAAATGATTGGCCATTACTTGGCTGAGTTTTCCATCTCATATAAGCCTGTTAAGCATGGACGACCTGGTATTGGTGCCACTCACTCATCCAGGTTCATTCCTCTCAAGTAA
- the LOC120253427 gene encoding LOW QUALITY PROTEIN: uncharacterized protein At1g76660 (The sequence of the model RefSeq protein was modified relative to this genomic sequence to represent the inferred CDS: deleted 1 base in 1 codon) produces the protein MAGNGGGSSSRGGGASINEAATAVGSGETRVPPVERRTRWRGCFGGLSCFGSQKGGKRIVPASRIPEGTASVNRGNGAQSAGISNQNTTLTPSLLAPPSSPASFTNSALPSTVQSPSCFLSMSANSPGGPSSTMFATGPYAHETQLVSPPVFSTYTTEPSTAPLTPPPELAHLTTPSSPDVPYARFLSSSMDLKGSGKVNGVPYMSSSYAAGGDLQATYPLYPGSPSSSLISPASGTPRTGVSSPFPEQEISTQWGSSFSGRTSPYSRNSSSKLFGINSGTSRNFMLSPDSSFFCPATSAQFYLDQAQQSLPPYTHCGGRLSVSKEADMYSSGGNRHNKTCKQDVEEIEAYRASFGFSADEIITTQNYVEITDVLDDSFTMSPFPNTKSSPEHCPVTVFASGHQKMGSSPSVMLDPESPKMAYIVNGDSEAMGPCNPFAGSKPDGKSDTIPLLGDGGESISMANGVDEMTLNIPATLVNKRIRIGESCSDAEIDYRRVRSLKEANRILAWQSSLP, from the exons ATGGCCGGAAATGGAGGCGGGAGCAGCAGCAGGGGCGGTGGTGCGTCGATTAACGAGGCAGCGACGGCAGTCGGCTCTGGTGAAACCAGAGTCCCTCCAGTCGAGCGG CGCACAAGATGGAGAGGGTGCTTTGGTGGGTTGTCCTGCTTTGGGTCCCAGAAAGGAGGGAAACGTATTGTGCCTGCATCCCGAATTCCAGAAGGGACTGCATCAGTAAATCGTGGAAATGGGGCTCAATCTGCTGGGATCTCCAATCAAAATACCACTCTGACTCCATCCCTTCTGGCGCCACCATCCTCACCAGCATCTTTTACCAATTCTGCTCTTCCATCGACTGTTCAATCTCCTAGTTGTTTCTTGTCTATGTCAGCAAACTCGCCTGGA GGACCATCCTCCACCATGTTTGCAACAGGACCTTATGCTCATGAAACCCAACTGGTATCACCTCCTGTTTTTTCAACTTATACGACAGAACCATCTACTGCTCCGCTTACCCCTCCGCCCGAGCTTGCTCATCTGACAACTCCTTCATCACCAGATGTGCCTTATGCTCGATTTCTTTCATCTTCTATGGATCTCAAAGGTTCTGGTAAAGTGAATGGAGTGCCTTATATGTCATCCAGTTATGCGGCTGGTGGTGATCTTCAAGCTACATATCCACTCTATCCTGGGAGCCCATCCAGCAGCCTCATTTCTCCTGCGTCTGGAACTCCAAGGACTGGGGTTTCTTCACCATTTCCTGAGCAGGAAATTTCCACTCAATGGGGTTCTTCCTTTTCTGGTCGGACATCTCCTTACTCCAGAAATAGCTCATCTAAGCTCTTTGGAATCAATTCCGGTACTTCCAGGAATTTTATGCTGTCTCCTGACTCCAGCTTTTTCTGCCCTGCCACATCTGCTCAGTTTTATTTGGATCAGGCACAGCAATCATTGCCTCCCTATACTCATTGTGGGGGAAGACTGAGTGTTTCAAAGGAGGCAGACATGTACTCTAGTGGTGGAAACAGGCACAATAAAACTTGCAAACAGGATGTGGAGGAGATTGAAGCTTACAGAGCTTCATTTGGGTTCAGTGCGGATGAAATCATCACTACACAGAACTATGTTGAGATAACTGATGTGCTTGATGATTCCTTTACTATGTCTCCATTTCCTAACACCAAGTCTTCTCCTGAGCACTGCCCGGTAACAGTGTTTGCATCTGGACATCAAAAGATGGGGTCATCTCCATCTGTAATGCTGGATCCAGAAAGCCCGAAGATGGCGTATATTGTCAATGGTGATTCCGAAGCCATGGGTCCTTGCAATCCGTTTGCAG GTTCCAAACCAGATGGCAAGTCTGACACCATACCTCTGCTGGGAGATGGTGGAGAATCAATATCAATGGCTAATGGTGTAGATGAGATGACTCTCAATATACCAGCCACTCTGGTCAACAAGAGAATACGGATAGGAGAATCGTGTTCGGATGCAGAAATTGATTACAGACGAGTTAGAAGTTTGAAAGAAGCTAACCGCATTTTGGCCTGGCAGAGCTCATTACCATAA
- the LOC120254598 gene encoding histone-lysine N-methyltransferase ATXR7 isoform X1, with amino-acid sequence MPAFLDSSQIFSPSADQVMCERFSPSSALSASCSKRINHHSFESYSHLCNHYLDSHKRRKLLQPELFHTDECTCMGDINDVPLTGNNEVCSSHWHSHEYDGTTCACNLLERAGDLYVAMDGSSNNTNNCCETSQPCVEGAIMGFDRNQAGYALSSVNGWMYVNEHGQMCGPYIQAQLHEGLSTGFLPEELPVYPIVNGNLANPIPLKCLKQFHTQALWSASYSTNASSGNSHIASHSSVAGGTAASGSFGQAGLVHCHVASPSGLNQQTDSQRCATHSAHGYDLAHTNDATFAPSGLPMSGEEPCWMFEDEEGRRHGPHSLVELHYWHHSNYLQDFLPVYHVENSFGPFTLVSLIDKWSTERTKFVIEFDKDGNNTDSLTNFISNIAEDVSTQLHTGIMKAARKILFDEIISSIIPEFLALKKAQKNLRPVYAKQEDKAHPLGNNKTKNFVEKSIVVANPDVLPATVSKEVKSTHDTHVPPPARAVSSVNLEDLQEVLLGVCKGLYYDCMRVLWNAVFYDPVADCCVKWLKRKRWSAPLLPVPVSSIEQDISIMVQKTDANVPEAPSQRDLEFPPGFGPASESLDGNAELLCDLDKGTRTIKVEPEQCTLRDIMLSDALTDIQETVENSLFVSAKPLLFKYFEEILQEEMTKFFCSALKEKDEEIVDSSTTSHRPDSCGSFDMDDDPAKEPSSLSCASWGSAFERLGLPIPGAYSDQGPNELPIPVLEEDCTLPANSLQKLKVQPSNLTMEFSTFSKYITLSVCRQKLHDEVLTKSIPSYLTRLLHNCLRSVYAQKKRAKKLTKFAFESQNLIKVEKYVNKEDMYDFSAILAKHREESWRSIVSVPFDASLVKKECTYFRKKRFGQIIRCGPLSENNKSFFEKACLMKEGLRVSGDELKSLTGLVSTRATDVTLEHGDKCEIEVMKSVSSPSISQNDLPVVSISRRKKGTQKLKKGTHESVPQVLCNSKVPDMQKGASPETNLSHLNNEASTDDVQCVSGEFSVSMGESDKLEKIKVKPLLSSMKDSDRLCAANTSKSKGTRLKRKSRIDHQTPVPAKVLKVTGMSSVRRTKSKNFISGKAKTTKLSDPCPKPNGCARASIDGWEWHRWSSNALPSDKARVRGVHVAQMHFMGSETSAPQSSNAKGLSARTNRVKLRNLLAAAEGAELLKVNQLKARKKRLRFQRSKIHDWGLVALEPIEAEDFVIEYVGELIRPRISDIRERQYEKMGIGSSYLFRLDDGYVVDATKRGGIARFINHSCEPNCYPKVITVEGQKKIFIYAKRAISAGEEITYNYKFPLEEKKIPCNCGSRRCRGSMN; translated from the exons ATGCCGGCGTTCTTGGACTCGTCTCAGATCTTCTCGCCCTCAGCCGATCAG GTCATGTGTGAGCGTTTCTCACCAAGCAGCGCTCTCTCTGCTTCCTGCAGTAAAAGAATTAATCACCACTCATTTGAATCATATTCACATCTGTGTAATCATTATCTTGATTCTCATAAGAGGCGAAAGCTGTTACAGCCGGAATTATTTCATACAGATGAATGCACGTGTATGGGTGACATTAATGATGTTCCTTTGACCGGCAACAATGAAGTGTGTTCATCCCATTG GCACTCACATGAGTATGATGGTACAACCTGTGCATGCAATCTACTTGAACGTGCTGGTGATCTCTATGTTGCTATGGATGGAAGCTCTAACAACACAAATAACTGTTGTGAAACTTCCCAGCCTTGTGTTGAAGGAGCAATTATGGGTTTCGACAGGAATCAAGCTGGATATGCCTTATCCTCTGTGAATGGATGGATGTATGTTAATGAACATGGGCAGATGTGTGGCCCGTATATTCAAGCACAACTGCATGAAGGCTTATCTACAGGGTTTTTGCCAGAAGAGCTTCCAGTTTACCCCATTGTAAATGGAAATCTTGCTAATCCAATACCATTGAAGTGTCTAAAGCAGTTCCATACCCAGGCGCTTTGGTCTGCTAGTTATTCAACCAATGCATCAAGTGGAAATAGTCATATTGCTAGTCATTCTTCCGTAGCTGGTGGAACCGCAGCATCTGGATCTTTTGGACAAGCAGGACTTGTTCATTGCCATGTAGCTTCTCCATCAGGATTAAATCAACAGACGGATTCACAACGATGTGCTACTCATAGCGCTCATGGTTATGATTTGGCCCATACAAATGATGCTACCTTTGCCCCTTCAGGTCTCCCCATG TCTGGTGAAGAACCTTGCTGGATGTTTGAGGATGAGGAAGGTAGAAGGCATGGGCCCCATTCACTTGTTGAACTTCATTATTGGCATCATAGCAACTATCTCCAAGATTTCTTGCCT GTATATCATGTGGAAAACAGCTTTGGGCCCTTTACACTCGTGTCTTTGATTGACAAGTGGAGTACAGAAAGGACAAAATTTGTTATCGAGTTTGATAAAGATGGCAATAATACTGATTCTCTTACTAACTTCATATCTAACATAGCTGAAGATGTATCTACTCAGCTTCACACAGGGATAATGAAAGCAGCCCGGAAGATTCTTTTTGATGAGATTATCAGCAGTATCATACCTGAATTTTTGGCTTTGAAGAAAGCTCAGAAGAATCTTAGGCCAGTTTATGCAAAGCAGGAGGACAAAGCTCACCCTTTGGGCAACAACAAG ACAAAAAATTTTGTTGAGAAGTCGATTGTAGTTGCAAACCCTGATGTTCTTCCTGCCACTGTATCGAAAGAAGTAAAATCGACTCATGACACACATGTACCACCCCCAGCGAGGGCTGTTTCCTCTGTTAACTTGGAGGACTTACAGGAAGTGTTATTAGGAGTTTGCAAAGgactctattatgactgcatGAGAGTTCTTTGGAATGCTGTCTTTTACGATCCTGTTGCCGACTGCTGTGTGAAATGGCTTAAAAGAAAGCGCTGGTCTGCTCCTCTTCTTCCTGTTCctgtttcttcaattgagcaAGATATTAGCATAATGGTTCAAAAAACAGATGCTAATGTGCCTGAAGCT CCTTCTCAACGTGACCTGGAGTTCCCCCCCGGGTTTGGACCTGCATCAGAGAGTCTGGATGGCAATGCTGAACTGTTATGTGATTTAGACAAGGGTACACGCACCATCAAAGTTGAGCCTGAACAATGCACTCTACGTGATATAATGTTGTCTGATGCTTTAACTGATATCCAAGAAACTGTAGAGAATTCACTGTTTGTATCAGCTAAaccattattgtttaaatatttcgAAGAGATCTTACAGGAGGAAATGACAAAATTCTTTTGTTCAGCATTGAAAGAAAAGGATGAG GAGATAGTTGATTCCAGTACAACTAGTCACAGACCTGATTCTTGTGGTTCCTTTGATATGGAtgatg ATCCTGCAAAAGAACCTTCAAGTCTTTCCTGTGCAAGTTGGGGGAGTGCCTTTGAGAGGCTTGGTTTGCCCATACCAGGCGCATATAGTGATCAAGGTCCCAATGAACTTCCAATTCCTGTACTGGAGGAGGACTGCACTTTGCCTGCTAATTCTCTTCAGAAACTCAAAGTTCAACCATCCAACTTGACCATGGAGTTCTCTACATTCAGTAAATATATTACATTGTCCGTGTGTCGACAGAAGTTGCACGATGAAGTCCTCACTAAATCGATACCCTCTTATCTCACTCGTTTGCTTCATAATTGTTTGCGCTCTGTATATGCCCAGAAAAAGAGAgcaaaaaaattgacaaaatttgcATTTGAGAGTCAAAACCTTATAAAG GTAGAGAAATATGTTAATAAAGAAGACATGTATGATTTCTCAGCAATTTTAGCCAAACATAGAGAAGAATCATGGCGGTCAATTGTTTCAGTGCCTTTTGATGCATCTTTAGTAAAGAAAGAGTGTACATATTTTCGTAAGAAAAGGTTTGGGCAGATAATCAGATGTGGGCCTTTGTCTGAAAACAACAAGTCTTTCTTTGAGAAGGCTTGTTTGATGAAGGAAGGACTGCGAGTCTCTGGTGATGAACTCAAGTCTTTGACTGGGTTAGTATCAACGAGGGCCACAGACGTGACTTTGGAACATGGGGACAAATGTGAGATTGAAGTCATGAAAAGCGTGTCATCACCTTCTATCAGCCAAAATGATTTGCCTGTTGTCAGTATTTCACGACGGAAAAAGGGTACCCAAAAATTGAAGAAGGGAACTCATGAATCAGTGCCCCAAGTTTTATGCAATAGTAAAGTCCCAGATATGCAAAAGGGTGCATCTCCTGAAACAAATTTGTCCCATCTAAATAATGAAGCCTCAACTGATGATGTACAATGTGTCTCTGGAGAATTTTCTGTTTCAATGGGTGAGTCAGACAAGTTGGAGAAGATTAAAGTAAAACCTCTATTGAGCTCAATGAAAGATTCAGATAGATTATGTGCTGCTAATACTTCCAAGT CTAAAGGAACACGATTAAAAAGGAAGTCTCGAATAGATCATCAAACGCCAGTCCCTGCTAAAGTTTTGAAAGTAACAGGCATGAGTTCAGTGAGGAGAACAAAGAGCAAAAACTTCATTAGTGGAAAAGCCAAAACTACAAAGCTTTCAGATCCGTGTCCCAAGCCAAATGGTTGTGCTCGAGCATCCATTGATGGATGGGAGTGGCATAGATGGTCAAGCAATGCTCTTCCATCCGACAAGGCACGAGTTAGAGGAGTGCATGTTGCTCAAATGCACTTTATGGGTTCAGAAACTAGTGCACCTCAATCTTCAAATGCAAAAGGTCTTTCTGCAAGAACAAACAGGGTTAAGCTACGAAACCTTCTTGCTGCTGCGGAAGGTGCTGAACTGCTAAAAGTTAATCAGTTGAAG gcaagaaaaaaaagactACGTTTTCAGAGGAGCAAGATTCATGATTGGGGCCTCGTTGCTCTCGAACCAATTGAGGCTGAAGATTTTGTAATTGAATACGTGGGTGAATTGATCAGACCTCGG ATATCAGATATACGTGAACGCCAATATGAGAAGATGGGGATAGGTAGCAGTTATCTCTTTCGACTGGATGATGGTTATGTG GTGGATGCCACTAAACGTGGTGGAATAGCAAGATTTATTAATCATTCATGTGAG ccgAACTGTTATCCTAAGGTAATAACTGTTGAAGGGCAAaagaagatatttatttatgcGAAAAGAGCTATATCTGCTGGTGAAGAAATTACATACAACTATAAATTTCCCTTAGAGGAGAAAAAGATTCCCTGCAATTGTGGATCTCGAAG ATGCCGTGGGTCAATGAACTAG
- the LOC120254598 gene encoding histone-lysine N-methyltransferase ATXR7 isoform X2: protein MPAFLDSSQIFSPSADQVMCERFSPSSALSASCSKRINHHSFESYSHLCNHYLDSHKRRKLLQPELFHTDECTCMGDINDVPLTGNNEVCSSHWHSHEYDGTTCACNLLERAGDLYVAMDGSSNNTNNCCETSQPCVEGAIMGFDRNQAGYALSSVNGWMYVNEHGQMCGPYIQAQLHEGLSTGFLPEELPVYPIVNGNLANPIPLKCLKQFHTQALWSASYSTNASSGNSHIASHSSVAGGTAASGSFGQAGLVHCHVASPSGLNQQTDSQRCATHSAHGYDLAHTNDATFAPSGLPMSGEEPCWMFEDEEGRRHGPHSLVELHYWHHSNYLQDFLPVYHVENSFGPFTLVSLIDKWSTERTKFVIEFDKDGNNTDSLTNFISNIAEDVSTQLHTGIMKAARKILFDEIISSIIPEFLALKKAQKNLRPVYAKQEDKAHPLGNNKTKNFVEKSIVVANPDVLPATVSKEVKSTHDTHVPPPARAVSSVNLEDLQEVLLGVCKGLYYDCMRVLWNAVFYDPVADCCVKWLKRKRWSAPLLPVPVSSIEQDISIMVQKTDANVPEAPSQRDLEFPPGFGPASESLDGNAELLCDLDKGTRTIKVEPEQCTLRDIMLSDALTDIQETVENSLFVSAKPLLFKYFEEILQEEMTKFFCSALKEKDEEIVDSSTTSHRPDSCGSFDMDDDPAKEPSSLSCASWGSAFERLGLPIPGAYSDQGPNELPIPVLEEDCTLPANSLQKLKVQPSNLTMEFSTFSKYITLSVCRQKLHDEVLTKSIPSYLTRLLHNCLRSVYAQKKRAKKLTKFAFESQNLIKVEKYVNKEDMYDFSAILAKHREESWRSIVSVPFDASLVKKECTYFRKKRFGQIIRCGPLSENNKSFFEKACLMKEGLRVSGDELKSLTGLVSTRATDVTLEHGDKCEIEVMKSVSSPSISQNDLPVVSISRRKKGTQKLKKGTHESVPQVLCNSKVPDMQKGASPETNLSHLNNEASTDDVQCVSGEFSVSMGESDKLEKIKVKPLLSSMKDSDRLCAANTSKSKGTRLKRKSRIDHQTPVPAKVLKVTGMSSVRRTKSKNFISGKAKTTKLSDPCPKPNGCARASIDGWEWHRWSSNALPSDKARVRGVHVAQMHFMGSETSAPQSSNAKGLSARTNRVKLRNLLAAAEGAELLKVNQLKARKKRLRFQRSKIHDWGLVALEPIEAEDFVIEYVGELIRPRIYVNANMRRWG from the exons ATGCCGGCGTTCTTGGACTCGTCTCAGATCTTCTCGCCCTCAGCCGATCAG GTCATGTGTGAGCGTTTCTCACCAAGCAGCGCTCTCTCTGCTTCCTGCAGTAAAAGAATTAATCACCACTCATTTGAATCATATTCACATCTGTGTAATCATTATCTTGATTCTCATAAGAGGCGAAAGCTGTTACAGCCGGAATTATTTCATACAGATGAATGCACGTGTATGGGTGACATTAATGATGTTCCTTTGACCGGCAACAATGAAGTGTGTTCATCCCATTG GCACTCACATGAGTATGATGGTACAACCTGTGCATGCAATCTACTTGAACGTGCTGGTGATCTCTATGTTGCTATGGATGGAAGCTCTAACAACACAAATAACTGTTGTGAAACTTCCCAGCCTTGTGTTGAAGGAGCAATTATGGGTTTCGACAGGAATCAAGCTGGATATGCCTTATCCTCTGTGAATGGATGGATGTATGTTAATGAACATGGGCAGATGTGTGGCCCGTATATTCAAGCACAACTGCATGAAGGCTTATCTACAGGGTTTTTGCCAGAAGAGCTTCCAGTTTACCCCATTGTAAATGGAAATCTTGCTAATCCAATACCATTGAAGTGTCTAAAGCAGTTCCATACCCAGGCGCTTTGGTCTGCTAGTTATTCAACCAATGCATCAAGTGGAAATAGTCATATTGCTAGTCATTCTTCCGTAGCTGGTGGAACCGCAGCATCTGGATCTTTTGGACAAGCAGGACTTGTTCATTGCCATGTAGCTTCTCCATCAGGATTAAATCAACAGACGGATTCACAACGATGTGCTACTCATAGCGCTCATGGTTATGATTTGGCCCATACAAATGATGCTACCTTTGCCCCTTCAGGTCTCCCCATG TCTGGTGAAGAACCTTGCTGGATGTTTGAGGATGAGGAAGGTAGAAGGCATGGGCCCCATTCACTTGTTGAACTTCATTATTGGCATCATAGCAACTATCTCCAAGATTTCTTGCCT GTATATCATGTGGAAAACAGCTTTGGGCCCTTTACACTCGTGTCTTTGATTGACAAGTGGAGTACAGAAAGGACAAAATTTGTTATCGAGTTTGATAAAGATGGCAATAATACTGATTCTCTTACTAACTTCATATCTAACATAGCTGAAGATGTATCTACTCAGCTTCACACAGGGATAATGAAAGCAGCCCGGAAGATTCTTTTTGATGAGATTATCAGCAGTATCATACCTGAATTTTTGGCTTTGAAGAAAGCTCAGAAGAATCTTAGGCCAGTTTATGCAAAGCAGGAGGACAAAGCTCACCCTTTGGGCAACAACAAG ACAAAAAATTTTGTTGAGAAGTCGATTGTAGTTGCAAACCCTGATGTTCTTCCTGCCACTGTATCGAAAGAAGTAAAATCGACTCATGACACACATGTACCACCCCCAGCGAGGGCTGTTTCCTCTGTTAACTTGGAGGACTTACAGGAAGTGTTATTAGGAGTTTGCAAAGgactctattatgactgcatGAGAGTTCTTTGGAATGCTGTCTTTTACGATCCTGTTGCCGACTGCTGTGTGAAATGGCTTAAAAGAAAGCGCTGGTCTGCTCCTCTTCTTCCTGTTCctgtttcttcaattgagcaAGATATTAGCATAATGGTTCAAAAAACAGATGCTAATGTGCCTGAAGCT CCTTCTCAACGTGACCTGGAGTTCCCCCCCGGGTTTGGACCTGCATCAGAGAGTCTGGATGGCAATGCTGAACTGTTATGTGATTTAGACAAGGGTACACGCACCATCAAAGTTGAGCCTGAACAATGCACTCTACGTGATATAATGTTGTCTGATGCTTTAACTGATATCCAAGAAACTGTAGAGAATTCACTGTTTGTATCAGCTAAaccattattgtttaaatatttcgAAGAGATCTTACAGGAGGAAATGACAAAATTCTTTTGTTCAGCATTGAAAGAAAAGGATGAG GAGATAGTTGATTCCAGTACAACTAGTCACAGACCTGATTCTTGTGGTTCCTTTGATATGGAtgatg ATCCTGCAAAAGAACCTTCAAGTCTTTCCTGTGCAAGTTGGGGGAGTGCCTTTGAGAGGCTTGGTTTGCCCATACCAGGCGCATATAGTGATCAAGGTCCCAATGAACTTCCAATTCCTGTACTGGAGGAGGACTGCACTTTGCCTGCTAATTCTCTTCAGAAACTCAAAGTTCAACCATCCAACTTGACCATGGAGTTCTCTACATTCAGTAAATATATTACATTGTCCGTGTGTCGACAGAAGTTGCACGATGAAGTCCTCACTAAATCGATACCCTCTTATCTCACTCGTTTGCTTCATAATTGTTTGCGCTCTGTATATGCCCAGAAAAAGAGAgcaaaaaaattgacaaaatttgcATTTGAGAGTCAAAACCTTATAAAG GTAGAGAAATATGTTAATAAAGAAGACATGTATGATTTCTCAGCAATTTTAGCCAAACATAGAGAAGAATCATGGCGGTCAATTGTTTCAGTGCCTTTTGATGCATCTTTAGTAAAGAAAGAGTGTACATATTTTCGTAAGAAAAGGTTTGGGCAGATAATCAGATGTGGGCCTTTGTCTGAAAACAACAAGTCTTTCTTTGAGAAGGCTTGTTTGATGAAGGAAGGACTGCGAGTCTCTGGTGATGAACTCAAGTCTTTGACTGGGTTAGTATCAACGAGGGCCACAGACGTGACTTTGGAACATGGGGACAAATGTGAGATTGAAGTCATGAAAAGCGTGTCATCACCTTCTATCAGCCAAAATGATTTGCCTGTTGTCAGTATTTCACGACGGAAAAAGGGTACCCAAAAATTGAAGAAGGGAACTCATGAATCAGTGCCCCAAGTTTTATGCAATAGTAAAGTCCCAGATATGCAAAAGGGTGCATCTCCTGAAACAAATTTGTCCCATCTAAATAATGAAGCCTCAACTGATGATGTACAATGTGTCTCTGGAGAATTTTCTGTTTCAATGGGTGAGTCAGACAAGTTGGAGAAGATTAAAGTAAAACCTCTATTGAGCTCAATGAAAGATTCAGATAGATTATGTGCTGCTAATACTTCCAAGT CTAAAGGAACACGATTAAAAAGGAAGTCTCGAATAGATCATCAAACGCCAGTCCCTGCTAAAGTTTTGAAAGTAACAGGCATGAGTTCAGTGAGGAGAACAAAGAGCAAAAACTTCATTAGTGGAAAAGCCAAAACTACAAAGCTTTCAGATCCGTGTCCCAAGCCAAATGGTTGTGCTCGAGCATCCATTGATGGATGGGAGTGGCATAGATGGTCAAGCAATGCTCTTCCATCCGACAAGGCACGAGTTAGAGGAGTGCATGTTGCTCAAATGCACTTTATGGGTTCAGAAACTAGTGCACCTCAATCTTCAAATGCAAAAGGTCTTTCTGCAAGAACAAACAGGGTTAAGCTACGAAACCTTCTTGCTGCTGCGGAAGGTGCTGAACTGCTAAAAGTTAATCAGTTGAAG gcaagaaaaaaaagactACGTTTTCAGAGGAGCAAGATTCATGATTGGGGCCTCGTTGCTCTCGAACCAATTGAGGCTGAAGATTTTGTAATTGAATACGTGGGTGAATTGATCAGACCTCGG ATATACGTGAACGCCAATATGAGAAGATGGGGATAG